One stretch of Amycolatopsis tolypomycina DNA includes these proteins:
- a CDS encoding amino acid adenylation domain-containing protein, whose protein sequence is MSALIRPSSLSGLTAADRVLFQRFGTGNPAGVPFHRIHDAVLAQARVRPDALAVVHSGESLTYAELERRSAALAAALARLGVRPGHHVGLFLTRSIPMVVGILAVLRAGAAYVPQDIRITPAAQLRHIVATAGIDVVLTTREHAAALPAGLGRVVAVDGEHPDHDAPFVTGGGTAMVIFTSGTTGRPNGVQVTHANLANVLLTAPGSLGIRPGDRVAQLLNIAFDMAAWEILGTLSHGGCLLVRGKDIEETAREADVLIATPGVLSTVDPRACPRVRTVAVAGERCPIALADAWSRRARFHNACGPTEVTIVNTVQRYDPRLGRLTIGRPVPNTTVYVLDDELRPCPIGQVGEMWAGGACVTAGYAGNDVLTAERYRPDPFLGGAHRMFRTRDLVRWTTDGQLEHHGRTDDQVKVRGFRVELDAVTATLERAPGCERATTLLYEGGLVGFVTPSTAEPELIRRSAEAALPYYSVPAMIVPVDHLPLTERGKVDRRALLSRLDSREPAETVA, encoded by the coding sequence GTGTCCGCGCTGATCCGCCCCTCCTCGTTGTCCGGCCTGACCGCCGCCGACCGCGTGCTGTTCCAGCGGTTCGGCACCGGAAATCCCGCCGGGGTTCCGTTCCACCGCATTCATGACGCCGTATTGGCGCAGGCGCGAGTCCGTCCGGACGCGCTCGCCGTGGTGCACTCGGGTGAATCGCTCACGTACGCCGAACTCGAGCGCAGATCGGCGGCGCTCGCCGCCGCGCTCGCCCGCCTCGGGGTGCGGCCCGGGCACCACGTCGGGCTGTTCCTCACCCGGTCGATCCCGATGGTGGTCGGCATCCTCGCGGTGCTCCGCGCGGGCGCGGCGTACGTGCCGCAGGACATCCGGATCACGCCCGCCGCGCAGCTGCGGCACATCGTGGCCACCGCGGGCATCGACGTCGTCCTGACCACGCGCGAGCACGCCGCCGCGCTGCCCGCCGGCCTCGGCCGGGTCGTCGCCGTCGACGGTGAGCACCCGGACCACGACGCTCCTTTTGTGACCGGCGGCGGCACCGCGATGGTGATCTTCACGTCCGGGACGACCGGGCGGCCCAACGGCGTGCAGGTCACCCACGCGAACCTCGCCAACGTCCTGCTGACCGCGCCCGGCTCGCTCGGCATCCGGCCCGGCGACCGCGTGGCGCAGCTGCTGAACATCGCCTTCGACATGGCCGCCTGGGAAATCCTCGGCACCCTCTCGCACGGCGGCTGCCTGCTGGTCCGCGGCAAGGACATCGAAGAGACCGCCCGCGAAGCCGACGTCCTCATCGCCACGCCGGGCGTGCTGTCCACAGTGGACCCCCGGGCCTGCCCGCGGGTACGGACCGTCGCCGTGGCGGGCGAACGGTGCCCGATCGCGCTGGCCGACGCCTGGTCGCGGCGGGCGCGCTTCCACAACGCCTGCGGCCCCACCGAAGTGACCATCGTCAACACCGTGCAGCGCTACGACCCGCGGCTCGGCCGGCTGACCATCGGCCGCCCGGTGCCGAACACCACGGTGTACGTGCTCGACGACGAGCTGAGACCGTGCCCGATCGGCCAGGTCGGCGAGATGTGGGCGGGCGGCGCGTGCGTCACGGCGGGGTACGCCGGCAACGACGTCCTCACCGCCGAGCGCTACCGGCCGGACCCCTTCCTCGGCGGCGCGCACCGGATGTTCCGCACCCGGGACCTCGTCCGGTGGACCACCGACGGGCAGCTGGAGCACCACGGGCGGACCGACGACCAGGTGAAGGTGCGCGGCTTCCGCGTCGAGCTGGACGCGGTCACCGCGACGCTGGAGCGGGCGCCGGGCTGCGAACGGGCCACCACCTTGCTGTACGAGGGCGGGCTCGTCGGCTTCGTGACTCCCTCGACGGCCGAGCCGGAGCTGATCCGCCGTTCGGCGGAAGCCGCGCTGCCGTACTACAGCGTGCCTGCGATGATCGTCCCGGTGGACCACCTGCCGCTCACCGAGCGGGGCAAGGTCGACCGGCGCGCCCTGCTGTCGCGTTTGGACAGTCGTGAACCCGCGGAGACGGTGGCATGA